The DNA region TGACAAAAGAATAGGATAGCCTAATAAGGTCATAGTTCAATTATCGAGAAAGAAGCTATGACCCTAGAAGAGTTTATCATTACTGTGTATTGTTTCATAGAAGAAAAAATGACTATAATAACCAAAAATATCAAAGTAAGGAAAGCAGGATTTCCACCTTGCTTAAGTGACGTGGAAGCATTAACAATGGAAGTGGTGGGAGAATTTATCGGTTTGCACCAAGACAAGCAGATATGGGAATATTTTAAACGTCATTTTCAAGAATGGTTTCCCAATCTAAAGAGTAGACCGTCTTATGTGAAGCAATGTAGCGGTCTTTTATCTATTAAGAACATGCTGCTTGCCGACTTGTTTAAGAGTGCAAGCAAATCAGATCTGCATATGATAGATGGGGTACCGATTCCTGTAATAAATTTGGCCCGAGCAACGAGAGGGCGATGTTTTAAGGAATACGCTGACTATGGGTACTGCGCTTCGAAAGATAGCTATTATTACGGTTTTCTAGGACACGTATTAATTAATGAAGAAGGTCGAATAGCTGGATTCATGATAACTCCTGCTAATGGGTCTGAACGTGAAGCTCTGCAAGTAATGTCTCCTAATATTAGTGGCATGGTACTGGGCGATAAAGGCTATCTTGGTCAGGATTTAAAAGATGAGTTGGCCACCAAAAACATTGATTTACAAACACCTTTAAAAAAGAATATGAAGGATAATAGATCCAAGAATTTCCTTAAATGGATTACTGCTACTCGTCGTTTAATTGAAACTGTTATTGGTCAGCTTACAGAACGTTTTGCTATTAATGCTATCAGAGTTAAGAGTTACTGGCATCTACAATCTCGCATCGCTAGAAAATTACTTGCTCATACTATTGCTACATTTTTGACAAAGTCTTTAAAACTTGTGCCAACACAACTCGAAAAATTAGTTACCTGCTAAAAAAAAGTCGAACATGGCGTATTTTTAGGAATATTATAATATTAAAGTGCTTTTCCTTAGGTCGCCGCGATAGGGATGCCTATAACGCTTGAGTGATAAAAATCTAATAGACTTCCTTCATAAGTTCGATCTAGTGGGTGATTTTGTAGTCAAAACTTGCCTACGCTCCTCATGTACATTTGAGTACATTATGGTGCTCAGCTTCGTTTTTCCTAAAAATCCCTTAACTATTTTTGGCTTATGAAGGAAGTCTAATAAGTCAGTGGAAAAAACACTTGATTTATCTTTATTTCTCTCTATACCTTACAAGCGGTTAATAAGCATTAATATTTTAATATTTATAGAACTATTTAACCAACAACGGCTGTAATGCTTTAGGGATACAAAATAAACTTAGCAAATGTAAGCTTTTGTTAAATAAAAAGAATTATTAATTAAAAAAGGACAGAGTAGTATGAGATTACCAGATAGAGAGTTATCACAAAGCCAGGACATAAGGAGAGAGCAAATGAATAAAAGAGAAGAGGGGATAAATAGTTTGATGCGCGCTAAATTTCAAGTGCAGCAGGCCTGTGCTAAATTCTCACAATGGGGTTCGCCTCCTTGGGGATTTATGCCGGATATTTGCCAAAAATTTTTCCTAGCCAATGGTAAAAATCTATGGGAGGAGTTAGGTAAGCCGATGTCCAGTTATCAGAATTGTCCAGCAACAATATTTTGTGATGACGTGATAAAAATAATTGATAAGCATATAAGCTGTGAGCACGAGTGGCAGAATCGGGATAGGTGGGTCTTTCACAATGAGGGATATAAGGTGGAGAAAAGTGGTGGAAAATTTACAATATTGCACAAAGAACCCTCTACTCATTTATCCCAAGTAACATCCGTTTCTAGTAGCCCTACCAAAGCAATGCTTCCAGATAAATCGGCGTCAATAAAGGCAGGTAAGATATCTATTGAACCAGGGGATATAGATGTTAGTGATGGTTCTTGGAATGTTCTTCTTCCCTCTGATGCTATACGGCCCGTTTATGAAAAGCCTGTCTTGGCTGTTCCTAGTGAGACAACCACATTAAGTGCTACCAGTAGCTCTGCTACTACAGTTTTGCTTCCTACTACAAGTTCTACTGCAGCTACTACCCCAGGACTTACCGCTACTATTCCTACTACCTCTACTAGTGAGCCCAGTACTTCTACTACTCCTCTTCGTATCACCGCGAGACATCGTACCACTGCTAAAGCTACCTCGAGACCGAACACCAAATCCGAAACGAACCCACCTACTACGCTACAAATGGTGCAAGATGATTTTGCCCTAATAATAGAGGACTTAGCGAAGAAAACTTCTACCCAAAACTCTGCCGTTTTAGGAGCTATAAATTTTGTGAGTACGCTCATAGGAGCAGTTACGTCCGTCCTCCCTAAAAGTACAACTCCTGGAATAGGATATTCAAAAGTCCTAGGGCTAACAAGCGCTGAGGTTACAACTCCGGGATTTAGCGCAAATGGGACAGCAAATGAGGGGGGGGGTAACGATATAGTATACCCGAAAGATCACCCAATATTTGGGCTGCGACTTCCGGGTAATGGCAGCGATATAACAGTAGGGGGAGTGTTGAATCACACTATCGATGAGTTTAGAAAAATTATAACCCAGGATAATAGTAATAAACCTCTGAGTCCTGCGCAGTTAAGTTGGATAATAGCAGCATGCGTAGGAGGAGCATTACTGTTAATTTCTGGTGGTAGTTATATAATATATAGATATTGTTGTAAGCCAGCGGGGGGGGAATATAATGTGAGGGAAGCGGATCAGGAACGTTCACTGGATATAGGCAACGAAGCACCAGGAGCTGACTTACTAGCCGAAGCAAATGAGGTAGACGGCGTTGTGGTTACAAACGAAAATGATGCTTTAATAGAGTCAGCAGAAGTCCCACTAAGGTCAAATGCTAACCTTCTCTCAAGCCTCTTACCAGAGCCTAACGACAGTCTTTCACCGACGAATTCACTGCAAATACCGACCTCAGAAAGCAAGGCGTTGCTGCGAAAGAATTCTGAAACGCAGGAAAATTCTAATGTCTCACCAAAGCCTTTTCCGCCGAAGTTAATACAGGAGATAACCGAGAAGATAGCCGAAAAAAAATTTCAGGACTCCCAAAAAAGTGCCACCCCTAAAAAGACAGAATCTACTATGACAGTCACTATCGAGCTAGCCGAAGTAAATAACGGCCACTCCAAGCCAGCTAGCAAGGTTCCGAATTTATACGTAAGTGGGGGCAGTCAAGAGCTTAACAGCCCTGAAGTAGGTAAAGCACCACACATACAACCAGGGACAGTTTCAAAGACAGCTCCGCCCACTCCCCCGCGTCCTAACAAGCCCCTTCCCCCTGTACCTCCCGCCTTATTAGCTCCTGCAAAGGTAGAGCCAAAACCAACGGTTAAGTTGCTCCCCCTAAATGAGGAGGCTCCCCTACAGACCATATCAAGCGAAGAAAAGGGTAATAGGGAAACTCCTCAAGACCTTAATTATTGGATTAAGGAGCTAGATCGGATTAATCAGCTAGGGGATATAGTGGACTCAACCACTGCCACCCGCTATACGCCGCCCTCACCATCCGAGGTATTCCATAATTACGGCCCTACAACGGTCGCTATGGGGGAGGATGCGCCGCTTGTAGGAGTGGCTCCAGAATCACACCATGACTTATAGGCTGAAGCTCCTCTATAATTAGAGGCTAAATTGGCCCATATTTCGTTATTATCCTACCTACTTGATACTCTTCTACAAAGAAGAGTATCCTCTTCGCCTTTCAAGAGTTGTTTTTTCATTAGACCTCTTGCATAACCTAAAGATAATTGAAGAATTTTCAGGAGAAACGAAGTCGAGTACCGCAGCGTACATAGACGTACGTGAGGAACAGAGAGGAGTTTCGACGACAAAATTACCAATTAGATTAGGTTATGCAAGAGGTCTATTTTATCAAAGTTTCGCGTGCTCACGTACTTTAGTACGCTGCGCTGCTCGACTTTGAGCCTCCTCGCTCTTCTTGAAGTTGATTCTATCGTCTACCAACTCTTCAGGTGTGAGCAGTATATATATCGAACTTCAAGGCATCAATTATTCAGCGTTGACGGTTAAAGCTAGGTTAACCTCTCCTGCCATTGAGACTACTTCACAATTTTCTGTCTCAGGCCTATTTAATACTGTTAATTCTAGTGAGCTGCTAGTATTTTCTGATGAAGGAGGTGAATTTTGATACTTTTTACACCAGGCGTCTTTACAGAATTTCCCTATTGCTCCCAATATAGCAACGCTTGCGGCTATCCCCCCTACTGCTAATACTATCTGCAGAGCCACCACAGCGTGGGGCTTATATTCAGGTCGCATCATATCTCCTTCTTGGATCATGCAGCTGTTATTCCTAATGAGCCCACTATGAATAGCTAAACTGTGGAAATCGCCATGGCCTTCATTTACTTCCTGTACTATTATTGCAGGGGAATCTTCTATTAACGTTATTGTCTCATCGACATTAGTGATATTATCGCCTAGCTCAATTATTATCTTTAATGACTTATGTAGCGCCTGATTAAAGTCTACCACACGAGTCAAGTTTTTCATTACCTTGCACAGAAATTTTGTTGCTTCCTTAATTTGAACTCCTTCTATTTTTTCTCCCTCATTACTAAGATCAATATAAGCAGTCAATGGCTTACTCTTAAGCCACTCTACTATCTTATCGCCACACTTAACGACCAGGTGTTGGTATATATTATCTAGTACAAGCTTAAATTCTTTAGGCGAAAAACGACAATCTAGAAGCCAATAATCTAAATTAAAATGCCCCCTCTCAAGTTTGCACGGATATTCCCCTATTTTAGAGAGTATTTCGGTAATATTTTTCTTTATACTACAATCTATTCTTAATACTCCTTGTGTCAAATTGATAAGATTCATTATATTAGTCCTTATTATTTATTAAAAAATTAACTGTTTGTTAAGTGAGCTATGATATAGATATTCTAAAGGTATTACAACTGAATGATTGAATATGGGGGTATAATATATAAATATAAGTAGGTGAGTTCACAATAAAATAAAAAAACAATTCGTTAACGTGAGGAATTTATATTAATTGACTCTACCGGTTTTTCAGGTGCAAACAGTATGTAATAGAGGATTTAAATTAGCTTTAGTGAATAGAGTGGTAAAATTTCTGGTAGTAATGCGGGCAACTTCGTTAAAGCCGATCCCTTTTAATTCGGCTATTTTCTCTGCTACATACTTGACAAAAGCTGGTTCATTTGGTTTCCCTCGCATAGGATTTGGGGCTAAATAAGGGGAATCGGTCTCGATTAATAGACGATCTAGGGGTATATAGCGCACTATTTCTTGCAAGTCCTGGGCATTTTTAAAAGTCACAATTCCCGCAATTGAGATATACATACCAATGTCAAGCATTTTCTTGGCAAAATATTTAGAAGCAGTAAAACAATGAATCAAGCCAGGAAAAGGAGAATTTTTCATCTCAGTGCTTAAAATATCGTTGGTATCCTCTTCCGCCTCTCTAGTATGAATTATAATTGGTAGCTGGCTAAGGCTCGCTGCCTTTATAGGTTCTATTAAAGAACTAATTTGATTAGCTTTTTCCGTTGTGTTGTAATAATAATCAAGGCCTGTCTCCCCAATTCCAATAATTTTGGGATGATGAGAGTAATTTATAATAGCTTCATAAGGAATAATTTCTTTTACTTCATTAGGATGCACTCCACAGGAAGCAAATATATTATCATATTGTTCAGCGATACTAATAATATCTGGCAACTCTT from Candidatus Tisiphia endosymbiont of Beris chalybata includes:
- a CDS encoding palindromic element RPE1 domain-containing protein — protein: MHNLKIIEEFSGETKSSTAAYIDVREEQRGVSTTKLPIRLGYARGLFYQSFACSRTLVRCAARL
- a CDS encoding IS982 family transposase — its product is MTLEEFIITVYCFIEEKMTIITKNIKVRKAGFPPCLSDVEALTMEVVGEFIGLHQDKQIWEYFKRHFQEWFPNLKSRPSYVKQCSGLLSIKNMLLADLFKSASKSDLHMIDGVPIPVINLARATRGRCFKEYADYGYCASKDSYYYGFLGHVLINEEGRIAGFMITPANGSEREALQVMSPNISGMVLGDKGYLGQDLKDELATKNIDLQTPLKKNMKDNRSKNFLKWITATRRLIETVIGQLTERFAINAIRVKSYWHLQSRIARKLLAHTIATFLTKSLKLVPTQLEKLVTC
- a CDS encoding TatD family hydrolase; this encodes MIYTVNQQPPDQDQEWQQLTLVDSHCHLNMLKNNLSEILSNAQNNGVKYMQTICTTIEELPDIISIAEQYDNIFASCGVHPNEVKEIIPYEAIINYSHHPKIIGIGETGLDYYYNTTEKANQISSLIEPIKAASLSQLPIIIHTREAEEDTNDILSTEMKNSPFPGLIHCFTASKYFAKKMLDIGMYISIAGIVTFKNAQDLQEIVRYIPLDRLLIETDSPYLAPNPMRGKPNEPAFVKYVAEKIAELKGIGFNEVARITTRNFTTLFTKANLNPLLHTVCT